A single region of the Sorghum bicolor cultivar BTx623 chromosome 9, Sorghum_bicolor_NCBIv3, whole genome shotgun sequence genome encodes:
- the LOC8071267 gene encoding uncharacterized protein LOC8071267 isoform X1 → MAKLASSSTFALDFLRRLLCAHSADDRPDSAAAARHTCCTPEMEEPTRSPCIVARLMGLDAMPPEALAPHAQLQAQRTPPLRRSRSASSAEGSSSPWDRDTQQPQPRVVRASASLRERPAYLRQESDEFLLLSFSPDDQDPDREREVREELDFLLAATEATATRRGGRVRSDAPGTGSKQRRNGRCRRLRFADDEAESAGRVVLRRTRTPAAECDAHYSSPVSVLEAHDESSTTTTTTSSSLEEVEHAEPCSATSDEPQTILEHRNSRRKLHPDFFQLDNMSPPRSSCHVSRCSDRERRNRRVVNKDEVITPEVSGIWQPICRLVEEGLKNMEWLTLDGANVVSEIEYGILEHLICEMVDELEGMSETIHPFPVRSISSKQLGGKNVQTRRATEQAGVGTDIAEPGDIRNCTLCSLYCQGLNSETVHDFTFYSFDSMY, encoded by the exons ATGGCGAAGCTGGCGTCGTCCTCGACGTTCGCGCTCGACTTCCTTCGCCGCCTCCTGTGCGCGCACAGCGCCGACGACCGTCCAGATTCCGCCGCCGCGGCACGCCACACGTGCTGCACGCCGGAGATGGAGGAGCCGACGAGGAGCCCCTGCATTGTGGCCAGGCTCATGGGCCTGGACGCGATGCCGCCCGAGGCGCTGGCGCCGCACGCGCAGCTCCAGGCCCAGCGGACGCCCCCGCTGCGGCGGAGCCGCTCCGCGAGCTCGGCCGAGGGGTCGTCGAGCCCCTGGGACCGAGACACACAGCAGCCGCAGCCGCGAGTGGTCCGCGCGTCCGCGTCGCTGCGGGAGAGGCCGGCGTACCTGAGGCAGGAGAGCGACGAGTTCTTGCTCCTCAGCTTCAGCCCCGATGACCAGGATCCGGACCGGGAGCGCGAAGTCAGGGAGGAGCTCGACTTCCTGCTCGCCGCCACGGAGGCCACTGCCACGAGGCGCGGCGGGAGGGTGAGGTCGGACGCGCCCGGGACCGGGAGTAAGCAGAGGAGGAACGGGCGCTGCCGCAGGCTGCGGTTCGCCGACGACGAAGCGGAGTCGGCGGGCCGCGTCGTCCTCCGCCGCACGAGGACGCCGGCCGCGGAGTGCGACGCGCACTATTCCAGCCCGGTGTCCGTGCTGGAGGCGCATGACGAGtcgtccaccaccaccaccaccacctcgtcGTCCTTGGAAGAGGTGGAGCACGCAGAGCCCTGCTCGGCTACCTCAG ATGAACCTCAGACGATATTGGAACATCGGAACTCAAGGAGGAAGCTGCATCCAGACTTCTTCCAGTTGGACAACATGTCGCCTCCAAGAAGCTCCTGCCATGTCTCAAGATGTTCAGACAGGGAGAGGAGGAACAGGAGAGTGGTGAACAAAGACGAGGTGATCACGCCAGAAGTGTCTGGTATCTGGCAACCAATCTGTAGGCTGGTCGAGGAAGGTCTCAAGAACATGGAATGGCTAACTCTGGATGGCGCAAATGTTGTTTCCGAGATAGAGTATGGCATCCTTGAGCACCTCATATGTGAGATGGTGGATGAACTCGAGGGAATGTCTGAAACTATACATCCTTTCCCAGTCCGATCTATCTCTTCGAAACAATTGGGTGGCAAGAATGTTCAGACAAGACGTGCTACTGAACAAG CAGGCGTAGGTACAGATATTGCTGAACCTGGAGATATCAGGAACTGCACTCTCTGCTCTCTGTACTGCCAAGGTCTGAACTCTGAAACTGTACATGATTTTACTTTCTACTCCTTCGACTCCATGTACTAG
- the LOC8071267 gene encoding uncharacterized protein LOC8071267 isoform X2: MAKLASSSTFALDFLRRLLCAHSADDRPDSAAAARHTCCTPEMEEPTRSPCIVARLMGLDAMPPEALAPHAQLQAQRTPPLRRSRSASSAEGSSSPWDRDTQQPQPRVVRASASLRERPAYLRQESDEFLLLSFSPDDQDPDREREVREELDFLLAATEATATRRGGRVRSDAPGTGSKQRRNGRCRRLRFADDEAESAGRVVLRRTRTPAAECDAHYSSPVSVLEAHDESSTTTTTTSSSLEEVEHAEPCSATSDEPQTILEHRNSRRKLHPDFFQLDNMSPPRSSCHVSRCSDRERRNRRVVNKDEVITPEVSGIWQPICRLVEEGLKNMEWLTLDGANVVSEIEYGILEHLICEMVDELEGMSETIHPFPVRSISSKQLGGKNVQTRRATEQGVGTDIAEPGDIRNCTLCSLYCQGLNSETVHDFTFYSFDSMY; this comes from the exons ATGGCGAAGCTGGCGTCGTCCTCGACGTTCGCGCTCGACTTCCTTCGCCGCCTCCTGTGCGCGCACAGCGCCGACGACCGTCCAGATTCCGCCGCCGCGGCACGCCACACGTGCTGCACGCCGGAGATGGAGGAGCCGACGAGGAGCCCCTGCATTGTGGCCAGGCTCATGGGCCTGGACGCGATGCCGCCCGAGGCGCTGGCGCCGCACGCGCAGCTCCAGGCCCAGCGGACGCCCCCGCTGCGGCGGAGCCGCTCCGCGAGCTCGGCCGAGGGGTCGTCGAGCCCCTGGGACCGAGACACACAGCAGCCGCAGCCGCGAGTGGTCCGCGCGTCCGCGTCGCTGCGGGAGAGGCCGGCGTACCTGAGGCAGGAGAGCGACGAGTTCTTGCTCCTCAGCTTCAGCCCCGATGACCAGGATCCGGACCGGGAGCGCGAAGTCAGGGAGGAGCTCGACTTCCTGCTCGCCGCCACGGAGGCCACTGCCACGAGGCGCGGCGGGAGGGTGAGGTCGGACGCGCCCGGGACCGGGAGTAAGCAGAGGAGGAACGGGCGCTGCCGCAGGCTGCGGTTCGCCGACGACGAAGCGGAGTCGGCGGGCCGCGTCGTCCTCCGCCGCACGAGGACGCCGGCCGCGGAGTGCGACGCGCACTATTCCAGCCCGGTGTCCGTGCTGGAGGCGCATGACGAGtcgtccaccaccaccaccaccacctcgtcGTCCTTGGAAGAGGTGGAGCACGCAGAGCCCTGCTCGGCTACCTCAG ATGAACCTCAGACGATATTGGAACATCGGAACTCAAGGAGGAAGCTGCATCCAGACTTCTTCCAGTTGGACAACATGTCGCCTCCAAGAAGCTCCTGCCATGTCTCAAGATGTTCAGACAGGGAGAGGAGGAACAGGAGAGTGGTGAACAAAGACGAGGTGATCACGCCAGAAGTGTCTGGTATCTGGCAACCAATCTGTAGGCTGGTCGAGGAAGGTCTCAAGAACATGGAATGGCTAACTCTGGATGGCGCAAATGTTGTTTCCGAGATAGAGTATGGCATCCTTGAGCACCTCATATGTGAGATGGTGGATGAACTCGAGGGAATGTCTGAAACTATACATCCTTTCCCAGTCCGATCTATCTCTTCGAAACAATTGGGTGGCAAGAATGTTCAGACAAGACGTGCTACTGAACAAG GCGTAGGTACAGATATTGCTGAACCTGGAGATATCAGGAACTGCACTCTCTGCTCTCTGTACTGCCAAGGTCTGAACTCTGAAACTGTACATGATTTTACTTTCTACTCCTTCGACTCCATGTACTAG